In a single window of the Streptacidiphilus sp. P02-A3a genome:
- a CDS encoding PHP domain-containing protein — MRIDLHAHSSASDGTDSPAELLGNALAAGLDVVALTDHDTVSGYAEAIAALDDRPLAGSGLTLVTGAELSCVVDGISMHLLAYLFDPEEPEFARERELVHTDRFRRAEAMVERCRVLGAPITWEQVRRIAGTGAVGRPHVASALVEAGVVADIDSAFTGQWLANGGRADVRKHELDPFAAVRMVRAAGGVPVFAHPGAIKRGRTVSEQVITELAAAGLGGLEVDHIDHDEPTRARLRDLAAGLGLLATGSSDYHGDRKAVRLGANTTAPEVYQALVAQATGAKPRTA; from the coding sequence GTGCGCATCGACCTGCACGCCCACAGTTCCGCCTCCGACGGCACCGACAGCCCCGCCGAGCTGCTGGGCAACGCCCTGGCCGCGGGTCTGGACGTGGTGGCGCTGACCGACCACGACACGGTCTCCGGCTACGCCGAGGCGATCGCCGCGCTCGACGACCGCCCGCTCGCGGGCAGCGGGCTGACCCTGGTCACCGGGGCGGAGCTGTCCTGCGTGGTCGACGGGATCTCGATGCACCTGCTGGCGTACCTGTTCGACCCGGAGGAGCCGGAGTTCGCCCGGGAGCGGGAGCTGGTGCACACCGACCGCTTCCGCCGGGCCGAGGCCATGGTCGAGCGCTGCCGGGTCCTGGGCGCGCCGATCACCTGGGAGCAGGTCCGGCGGATCGCCGGGACCGGCGCGGTGGGCCGACCGCACGTGGCCAGCGCACTGGTGGAGGCGGGCGTGGTCGCCGACATCGACTCGGCGTTCACCGGGCAGTGGCTGGCCAACGGCGGCCGGGCGGACGTGCGCAAGCACGAGCTGGACCCGTTCGCGGCGGTACGGATGGTGCGCGCGGCGGGCGGGGTGCCGGTGTTCGCCCATCCGGGCGCGATCAAGCGCGGGCGGACGGTGTCCGAGCAGGTGATCACCGAGCTGGCGGCGGCGGGCCTGGGCGGCCTGGAGGTGGACCACATCGACCACGACGAACCGACCCGGGCCCGGCTGCGCGACCTGGCCGCCGGTCTCGGGCTGCTGGCCACCGGCTCCAGCGACTACCACGGCGACCGCAAGGCCGTGCGGCTCGGCGCGAACACCACCGCCCCGGAGGTGTACCAGGCGCTGGTCGCCCAGGCGACCGGGGCGAAGCCCAGGACCGCCTGA